A window of Desulfatibacillum aliphaticivorans DSM 15576 contains these coding sequences:
- a CDS encoding indolepyruvate ferredoxin oxidoreductase subunit alpha, producing MASPYWVKTLLKKSFPSRFFLARLTHFPVLGNLIEKALFENDDIIYLAKDSVVEINHDLAGREDMVMPSQVLEHFIIRSNYRFIMNTCICRESEGCRDYPIDLGCIFLGEAALDINPKFGRLASVEETLEHARKCREAGLVHLIGRNKLDTIWLNVRPKEKLLTVCHCCPCCCLWKVIPTITDKISDRVAPMPGLTVAVTDKCVGCGACINDICFVNAIRLVDGKAEISGDCRGCGRCVEICPSEAIRVNFHGGASVEGAINRIHGLVDFT from the coding sequence ATGGCAAGTCCGTATTGGGTTAAGACGCTTCTTAAAAAATCATTTCCCTCGCGCTTTTTTTTGGCGCGATTGACGCATTTTCCCGTGCTCGGCAATCTGATCGAAAAGGCCTTGTTTGAAAATGACGACATCATTTATCTGGCCAAGGATTCGGTGGTTGAGATCAACCACGACCTTGCCGGCCGGGAGGACATGGTCATGCCGTCCCAGGTGTTGGAGCATTTTATTATCCGCTCCAATTACCGGTTTATCATGAACACCTGCATTTGTAGGGAAAGCGAAGGCTGCCGGGACTATCCCATAGACCTGGGCTGTATTTTCTTGGGAGAGGCGGCTTTGGACATCAACCCGAAGTTCGGCCGTCTGGCCTCCGTGGAGGAGACTCTGGAGCACGCCCGCAAATGCCGGGAGGCGGGTCTGGTGCATTTGATAGGCCGCAACAAGCTGGACACCATCTGGCTGAACGTGCGGCCCAAGGAAAAATTGTTGACCGTTTGCCACTGCTGTCCTTGCTGTTGTTTGTGGAAGGTGATCCCGACCATCACGGACAAAATCAGCGACCGCGTGGCGCCCATGCCCGGCCTGACCGTAGCCGTTACGGACAAATGCGTGGGTTGCGGGGCTTGCATAAATGACATATGTTTTGTAAACGCAATCCGGCTGGTCGACGGCAAAGCTGAAATCAGCGGCGATTGCCGGGGCTGCGGCCGATGTGTGGAAATTTGTCCATCCGAGGCGATTCGGGTGAACTTCCATGGGGGGGCGAGCGTGGAAGGCGCCATCAATCGAATCCACGGCTTGGTGGATTTTACCTAA